The Deinococcus carri genome includes a region encoding these proteins:
- the pstS gene encoding phosphate ABC transporter substrate-binding protein PstS has protein sequence MQKSFLLGLALLTTGTAAAQTNLTGAGASFPYPLYSKMFAEYKKATGVDVNYQSIGSGAGQKQITERTVDFAGSDNPMSDEAMQAAPGKLLHVPTAIGAVVPAYNLPGVTQPLKFTGRVLADIYLGKITTWNDKAITALNPGVTIPPLRIAVARRSDGSGTTYVFSDYLSKVSSEWKSKVGVGNSLQWPVGTGAKGNDGVAGIVKSTPGAIGYVELVYAKQNKLPFGSVQNRAGKFVLADNGPASAAAQGVVIPTDTRVSLTNSANADAYPIASFTYVIFYRDQNYGNRTEAQAKALKNLLTWMTTTGQGYNEALDYAKLPANVAGKARSLINSMTYGGKKI, from the coding sequence ATGCAGAAGAGCTTCCTCCTGGGCCTGGCCCTGCTGACCACGGGCACCGCCGCCGCACAGACCAACCTCACCGGCGCGGGCGCGAGCTTTCCCTACCCCCTCTACTCCAAGATGTTCGCGGAGTACAAGAAGGCCACCGGCGTGGACGTGAACTACCAGTCCATCGGCAGCGGCGCGGGCCAGAAGCAGATCACCGAGCGCACCGTGGACTTCGCGGGCAGCGACAACCCCATGAGCGACGAGGCGATGCAGGCCGCGCCCGGCAAGCTGCTGCACGTTCCCACCGCCATCGGTGCGGTGGTGCCCGCCTACAACCTGCCCGGCGTGACCCAGCCTCTCAAGTTCACCGGCCGCGTGCTGGCCGACATCTACCTGGGCAAGATCACGACCTGGAACGACAAGGCCATCACGGCCCTGAACCCCGGCGTGACGATTCCGCCGCTGCGCATCGCGGTCGCCCGCCGCAGCGACGGCTCGGGCACCACCTACGTCTTCTCGGATTACCTCAGCAAGGTGTCCTCCGAGTGGAAGAGCAAGGTGGGCGTGGGCAACAGCCTCCAGTGGCCGGTCGGCACCGGGGCCAAGGGCAACGACGGCGTGGCGGGCATCGTGAAAAGCACGCCCGGGGCCATCGGGTACGTGGAACTGGTGTATGCCAAGCAGAACAAACTGCCCTTCGGCAGCGTGCAGAACCGCGCCGGGAAGTTCGTGCTGGCCGACAACGGCCCCGCCAGTGCTGCCGCGCAGGGCGTGGTGATTCCCACAGATACCCGCGTGAGCCTGACCAACAGCGCGAACGCCGACGCCTACCCGATTGCCAGCTTCACCTACGTGATCTTCTACCGCGACCAGAACTACGGCAACCGCACCGAGGCGCAGGCGAAGGCCCTCAAGAACCTGCTGACCTGGATGACCACCACGGGGCAGGGGTACAACGAGGCGCTGGACTACGCGAAGTTGCCGGCCAACGTGGCGGGCAAGGCCAGGAGCCTGATCAACTCCATGACCTACGGCGGCAAGAAGATTTAA